The Lycium barbarum isolate Lr01 chromosome 12, ASM1917538v2, whole genome shotgun sequence genome includes a region encoding these proteins:
- the LOC132621655 gene encoding photosystem I reaction center subunit III, chloroplastic-like — translation MSLTIPSNLSKPIATSKASSQFSTKPRTSTIVCSSNQAPSNPTEESSSSLKAFSAALALSSILLSAPVLPASADISGLTPCKDSKQFAKREKQSIKKLENSLKLYAPDSAPALAIKATVEKTKRRFDNYGKQGLLCGSDGLPHLIVSGDQRHWGEFITPGILFLYIAGWIGWVGRSYLIAVRDEKKPTMKEIIIDVPLANRLVWRGFSWPVAAYREFLNGELIDPNV, via the exons ATGTCTCTCACTATTCCTTCAAATCTTTCAAAACCCATTGCAACATCTAAGGCTAGCTCTCAGTTTAGCACAAAACCAAGAACTTCAACCATAGTGTGCTCTTCAAACCAAGCCCCTTCGAATCCAACAGAGGAAAGTTCTTCTTCTTTAAAGGCATTCTCAGCAGcacttgctttgtcttctattcTGTTGTCAGCACCTGTGCTTCCTGCTTCTGCTGACATCTCTGGGCTCACACCTTGCAAGGATTCAAAGCAGTTTGCTAAGCGAGAGAAGCAATCAATCAAGAAGCTTGAGAATTCTCTAAAACTCTATGCACCTGATAGTGCTCCTGCACTTGCTATTAAGGCCACTGTTGAGAAAACCAAGCGCAG GTTTGACAACTATGGAAAACAAGGACTATTGTGTGGATCAGATGGACTGCCACATTTGATAGTGAGTGGAGACCAAAGGCATTGGGGAGAGTTCATCACACCTGGCATCCTCTTTTTGTACATTGCTGGTTGGATCGGGTGGGTTGGAAGGAGCTACTTGATTGCAGTAAGGGATGAAAAGaaaccaacaatgaaggaaatcaTCATTGATGTTCCTTTGGCTAACAGGCTCGTCTGGAGAGGTTTTAGCTGGCCAGTTGCCGCTTACAGAGAGTTCTTGAATGGAGAACTCATTGACCCTAATGTCTAA